A region from the Janthinobacterium agaricidamnosum genome encodes:
- a CDS encoding BPSL0067 family protein, with protein sequence MPYACTKVDDLEKTTMVGNHQCVALVRHYAGAPATLAWKLGEAVLGNRLLRNGTAIAIFVNGKHANHQQGNHAALYMGQTLDGILVMDQWAGKRPGIVTSRTLLAKGQYKNGLHIDPSNNADTFSSSNKGASMQHRRWLTGAACCLFPMLTQAAMPAAYACPDSMPEASISLNAVPAGWTPYIGSPLYLSAAAPIDGAPARRGQLVPSGESTKQGGTTLSYRLEGPYPDGKWLQCSYGVHGEVTLSRRMDDSVSLCEFTYRKGRKAGQNEIDIDCR encoded by the coding sequence GTGCCCTATGCCTGCACCAAAGTCGACGATCTGGAAAAAACCACCATGGTTGGCAACCACCAATGCGTCGCGCTGGTCCGCCACTACGCGGGTGCGCCTGCCACATTGGCCTGGAAGCTGGGCGAGGCAGTGCTGGGGAACCGTTTGCTGCGCAATGGCACGGCCATTGCCATATTCGTCAACGGCAAGCATGCGAATCATCAACAAGGCAATCACGCGGCCCTGTATATGGGACAGACGCTGGACGGTATCCTCGTCATGGACCAGTGGGCGGGCAAGCGCCCGGGCATCGTGACGTCGCGCACCTTGCTTGCCAAAGGCCAGTACAAGAATGGCTTGCATATCGACCCCAGCAATAATGCCGACACTTTTTCGTCATCGAATAAGGGAGCATCGATGCAACATCGACGTTGGTTGACCGGCGCCGCCTGCTGCCTATTTCCTATGCTTACTCAGGCTGCGATGCCCGCCGCTTATGCTTGTCCGGACAGCATGCCCGAGGCGTCGATCAGCCTGAACGCCGTGCCGGCTGGCTGGACGCCGTATATCGGCAGCCCGCTTTACTTGAGCGCCGCGGCGCCGATCGACGGCGCGCCAGCGCGCAGGGGGCAGCTCGTGCCCAGCGGGGAGAGCACGAAGCAAGGGGGAACGACGCTCAGCTACCGGCTGGAAGGCCCCTACCCAGACGGCAAGTGGCTGCAATGCAGCTATGGCGTGCATGGTGAAGTCACGCTGTCGCGGAGGATGGACGACAGTGTCAGCCTGTGCGAGTTCACCTACAGGAAAGGCCGCAAGGCCGGGCAGAACGAGATCGATATCGATTGCCGGTAA
- a CDS encoding type II toxin-antitoxin system HicB family antitoxin: MYIPVVIFKDEASVYGVNVPDIKGVHSWGDSVEDALNNVRGAITSHIETLLELGEPVEITQSKIEALQANPEHAGGIWALVHLDLEKLDSKPERINISLPRFVLSKIDRYAAARHETRSGLLSRAALSLIEAEAKNGGAR, encoded by the coding sequence ATGTATATCCCCGTTGTCATTTTCAAAGATGAGGCTAGCGTGTACGGTGTAAACGTCCCCGACATCAAAGGCGTCCACTCGTGGGGCGATAGTGTTGAAGACGCGCTCAACAACGTCCGGGGAGCCATCACCAGTCACATCGAGACACTGCTGGAGCTGGGCGAACCCGTGGAAATCACGCAAAGCAAGATCGAAGCCCTGCAGGCCAATCCTGAGCATGCGGGCGGCATCTGGGCATTGGTCCACCTCGACCTTGAGAAACTCGATAGCAAACCCGAACGCATCAACATCAGCCTGCCACGCTTTGTGTTGAGCAAGATCGACCGCTATGCGGCGGCGCGGCACGAGACGCGCAGCGGCCTGCTGTCGCGTGCGGCGCTCAGCTTGATCGAGGCCGAAGCCAAGAACGGCGGTGCGCGGTGA
- a CDS encoding MFS transporter → MLKGQQMSISSVPAMPPPLLRSGVSTWIATFVACVCAFMVVVDGAIVNVALPAMRDDLGLSPVQLQWVVDIYLLLLGGFMLLAARASDIYGRRRLLLWGLTLFTGASLAGGFATSGSMLLASRAVQGLGASVLATSPLAVIVAAHPKGASQERAIGLWAACAAMGSAFGVVIGGLLTSLASWRWVMFVNIPVGIVLAAVVAGCLRPQLTDDARAKLDVLGASTVTLALASFLYAISESVHAGWTSSTVLSALATALIMFVAFIAAERRSAQPLINFEIFRLRNVTVGMAMVLSLGAVLTVSMFFLSQALQRIDGRSPLDTGLALLPMASALAIASIASRYLRDAGFKHLPFIGSLVSAAGLIWLNWLPVHPLQVSEFLLPTLLVGAGNGLVMMSATQAVLSGVPRKDSGLAAGLQNTARQLGGAVGIAVLGAVAHSVMATQLASGQLPQAAELAGYRFAFLIAGIVSVVSAVASLMLRRTQGQVCHLDTN, encoded by the coding sequence GTGCTGAAAGGTCAACAAATGTCTATATCTTCCGTACCGGCGATGCCGCCACCGCTGCTGCGCAGTGGCGTATCGACCTGGATTGCTACCTTCGTCGCCTGCGTGTGTGCCTTCATGGTCGTGGTGGACGGTGCCATCGTGAACGTCGCGCTACCGGCGATGCGCGATGACCTGGGTCTGTCACCTGTCCAATTGCAGTGGGTAGTCGACATCTACCTGCTGTTGCTGGGTGGCTTCATGTTGCTCGCTGCACGCGCCAGCGACATCTATGGGCGCCGGCGCCTTCTGTTGTGGGGTTTGACGCTGTTCACTGGAGCCAGCCTGGCAGGTGGCTTTGCGACTTCCGGGAGCATGCTGCTGGCATCGCGCGCAGTGCAGGGTTTGGGCGCGTCGGTACTGGCGACCTCACCGCTGGCAGTCATCGTCGCCGCCCATCCCAAGGGGGCGAGTCAGGAACGAGCGATCGGCCTGTGGGCGGCCTGCGCTGCGATGGGCTCCGCCTTTGGCGTGGTCATTGGCGGCTTGCTGACGAGCCTAGCCAGCTGGCGCTGGGTGATGTTCGTCAACATACCTGTCGGTATCGTCCTGGCTGCGGTTGTTGCCGGCTGTCTGCGACCACAGCTCACGGACGACGCCCGGGCGAAGCTCGATGTTCTGGGAGCGTCCACTGTCACCCTGGCGTTGGCCTCGTTTCTCTATGCGATATCAGAATCGGTACATGCAGGCTGGACATCCAGTACCGTGCTCAGTGCCTTGGCTACCGCGCTGATCATGTTCGTCGCCTTCATCGCAGCTGAACGCCGTTCGGCCCAGCCCCTGATCAATTTCGAAATATTTCGCCTGCGAAACGTAACGGTCGGAATGGCTATGGTGTTGAGCCTCGGCGCGGTTCTCACGGTGTCGATGTTCTTTCTGTCGCAGGCGCTGCAGCGAATCGACGGGCGCAGTCCGCTCGACACCGGACTGGCTTTACTGCCAATGGCTTCGGCACTGGCTATCGCATCGATCGCATCACGCTATTTGCGGGACGCTGGCTTTAAACATTTGCCCTTCATTGGCAGCCTCGTGTCGGCAGCAGGCCTGATCTGGCTCAATTGGCTACCTGTTCACCCATTGCAGGTCAGCGAATTTCTGCTGCCTACATTGCTGGTCGGCGCTGGCAACGGCTTGGTGATGATGAGTGCCACGCAAGCAGTTCTTTCAGGCGTTCCACGGAAAGACTCGGGTCTTGCAGCAGGACTACAGAACACTGCACGCCAGCTGGGTGGCGCAGTGGGCATAGCAGTACTCGGTGCCGTCGCCCATTCAGTAATGGCGACGCAATTGGCCAGCGGGCAACTCCCCCAGGCGGCCGAACTTGCGGGTTACCGGTTCGCATTCTTGATAGCAGGCATCGTCAGCGTTGTCTCGGCAGTTGCGTCGCTCATGCTTCGAAGGACGCAGGGTCAGGTCTGCCATTTGGACACGAACTGA
- a CDS encoding retron St85 family RNA-directed DNA polymerase translates to MKYSLPQLLQENIGLHPSQFERLIRRAPDTYKHYTIKKRTGGDRWIAQPAKETKYIQHWLIDNIFLKFPVHRCAMAYKAGTSIAINAAAHSKNSYLAKFDFSNFFNSIKYHNVNDFLSLLLEDSFSPDDIDNMARVSCVREPDFGLCLSVGAPSSPLLSNAILYEFDSRIEYWCQERSITYTRYADDLTFSTNEKGACSEIHKFLVDSLIDFDCPVLRLNDKKTIHSSKRFQRRVTGLIINNDGMVSLGRGRKREISAMIHKFRCKDLAESESYRLQGLLGFARDAEPSFVESMNKKYGNEILSSIYSLRKPKES, encoded by the coding sequence ATGAAGTATTCATTACCTCAGTTGCTTCAAGAAAATATAGGACTTCATCCTTCGCAGTTTGAACGTCTAATTAGACGTGCTCCAGATACCTATAAACATTACACAATAAAAAAGCGCACAGGAGGAGATCGTTGGATCGCTCAGCCTGCAAAAGAAACGAAATATATTCAACATTGGCTAATAGATAATATTTTTTTGAAATTCCCTGTTCATCGCTGTGCAATGGCGTATAAGGCTGGAACAAGTATAGCTATTAACGCCGCAGCACATTCGAAAAATTCATATCTGGCTAAATTTGACTTTAGTAATTTTTTCAACTCAATAAAATATCATAATGTGAATGATTTTTTGAGTTTGTTATTGGAGGATAGTTTTTCCCCTGATGATATTGATAATATGGCGAGAGTATCTTGTGTTCGTGAGCCAGATTTTGGTCTATGCCTGAGTGTTGGAGCGCCAAGTTCGCCCTTGTTATCGAATGCTATTTTGTATGAATTTGATTCTCGCATAGAATATTGGTGTCAAGAACGCTCTATTACATATACTCGATATGCTGACGATTTAACTTTTTCGACAAATGAAAAAGGGGCTTGTTCTGAAATCCATAAATTTCTAGTCGATTCTTTAATTGATTTTGATTGTCCAGTGCTTCGATTGAATGATAAGAAAACTATTCATTCGTCAAAGCGATTCCAGAGGCGAGTGACTGGATTAATTATAAACAATGATGGAATGGTTTCTTTGGGGCGAGGGCGAAAAAGAGAAATTTCAGCAATGATACATAAGTTTCGATGTAAAGATTTGGCTGAGAGTGAATCTTATCGTTTGCAGGGGCTTCTTGGTTTTGCTCGTGATGCTGAACCTTCTTTTGTAGAAAGCATGAATAAAAAATATGGCAATGAAATTTTGTCTTCTATTTATTCTTTGAGGAAGCCAAAGGAGTCATAA
- a CDS encoding AraC family transcriptional regulator produces MAKLNPEHEQPEDNFSEWSDGPRLIALLGNDDQASEYRLGTREYGLHHHHRGQVFCVEAGLIHVRTAHGSWLLPPNRAGWMPPGVPHQVRVSGALAGWSVFITPKSSACLPSQPCVIGITEVLRALVRRAAEWDKSAQLALDQEHVVTVILDEIRRAPHESLHLPMPTNARLERIARAILDDPGSIRTLEAWADWGAMSARTLRRQMQAETGLSFAQWRQQAQLTHALEMLARGDSVTHVADTLGYASPSNFIAMFRRSFGNSPARYFAARSVGGS; encoded by the coding sequence ATGGCCAAACTGAATCCTGAGCATGAGCAACCGGAAGACAACTTCAGCGAGTGGTCGGATGGCCCTCGTCTGATCGCGTTGTTGGGGAATGACGATCAGGCCAGCGAGTACCGCCTCGGAACACGCGAGTACGGTTTGCATCACCACCATCGAGGGCAGGTGTTCTGCGTAGAAGCCGGGCTCATCCATGTGCGGACAGCTCACGGGTCGTGGTTGCTCCCGCCGAACCGGGCCGGCTGGATGCCGCCAGGGGTACCGCATCAAGTACGTGTCAGCGGTGCTCTTGCCGGCTGGAGCGTGTTCATCACGCCGAAATCCAGTGCGTGCTTGCCGAGCCAGCCTTGCGTGATCGGCATCACCGAGGTGTTGCGCGCATTGGTGCGCCGGGCCGCCGAATGGGACAAGTCCGCTCAGCTGGCACTGGACCAAGAGCACGTCGTTACCGTCATCCTTGACGAAATCCGTCGCGCGCCGCATGAGTCGCTGCACTTGCCAATGCCGACAAATGCTCGGCTGGAGCGCATCGCTCGGGCGATCCTGGACGATCCCGGTTCGATTCGAACATTGGAAGCTTGGGCAGATTGGGGCGCGATGTCGGCTCGAACGCTGCGCCGTCAGATGCAGGCTGAAACAGGCCTGAGCTTTGCCCAATGGCGCCAGCAGGCACAACTCACGCACGCCCTGGAAATGCTGGCGCGTGGAGACTCGGTCACGCATGTTGCCGACACGCTGGGCTATGCCTCACCGAGCAACTTCATCGCCATGTTTCGCCGTTCCTTCGGCAACTCCCCGGCACGATACTTTGCGGCGCGTTCTGTTGGCGGCAGTTGA